A part of Pectinophora gossypiella chromosome Z, ilPecGoss1.1, whole genome shotgun sequence genomic DNA contains:
- the LOC126380322 gene encoding collagen alpha-1(I) chain-like isoform X6, giving the protein MLRSLTFFILLAAVSAQSGYEYNKPGRPFSPGSTPSPSGFPGGPTGTSGPAGPGQGYLAPNQGYPGSTGQPSQPGFPGRTPSGPSYPGQGPSAPGYPGGTPSGPSYPGGSPSGPSYPGQTPSGPSYPGQGPTTSGTPGQTGTSYYDQGQNYPATSGGPGTGSGQNYPIQGSSPGGGPAGPGQGPSFFGQPGGPGGLAPGGPGDTGAYEGGDYSAIPGEPDKDYPILTEIPKTSFKCDAQPYPGYYADVETRCQVFHICANKIQYDFLCPNGTIFSQDVFVCVWWNQFDCNSAPSLYEKNANLFDNTSAGFRPGGGFPGPNDYPQGNLDYTTGPQGPGTGPQGPGAGYPGSTGPQGPGAGYPGSTGPQGPGAGYPGSTGPQGPGAGYPGSTGPQGPGAGYPGSTGPQGPGAGYPGSTPRLGPQGPQGPQGTTTGYTPTGTQGYPGSQGPSNYPGSTPGGSQGYPSGKPSGPSFPGGRPQSPTGPSPTPNREYLPPVNY; this is encoded by the exons TTCTTCTGGCAGCCGTGTCCGCGCAGAGTGGATATGAATACAACAAACCTGGCCGGCCTTTTTCTCCTGGAAGCACCCCCAGCCCTTCTGGATTCCCAGGAGGGCCGACCGGTACCTCGGGACCAGCTGGTCCTGGGCAAGGATATTTAGCACCTAACCAAGGATACCCAGGCTCGACTGGGCAACCATCGCAGCCAGGATTCCCCGGGCGGACCCCGTCAGGACCGTCGTACCCTGGTCAAGGACCGTCAGCGCCCGGGTATCCTGGTGGAACACCATCCGGTCCGTCGTATCCGGGTGGATCACCCTCCGGGCCATCGTATCCTGGCCAAACACCATCCGGTCCGTCCTACCCTGGACAAGGACCAACCACTAGCGGAACTCCGGGCCAAACAGGAACGAGTTATTACGATCAAGGCCAAAATTACCCTGCGACTTCTGGAGGACCTGGAACAGGATCAGGACAAAATTATCCAATTCAAGGCAGTTCGCCTGGTGGCGGACCCGCCGGCCCCGGGCAGGGGCCGAGCTTCTTCGGACAACCCGGCGGACCCGGAGGACTGGCCCCCGGCGGCCCGGGTGACACCGGCGCCTATGAGGGTGGTGACTACTCAGCTATTCCTGGAGAGCCCGACAAGGACTATCCCATTTTAACTGAAATCCCTAAAACATCTTTCAAATGTGACGCGCAACCTTATCCTGGATATTATGCTGACGTTGAAACCCGTTGCCAAGTATTCCACATTTGTGCCAATAAAATACAGTACGATTTCCTCTGTCCCAACGGTACCATCTTTTCTCAGGACGTGTTCGTGTGTGTCTGGTGGAATCAGTTCGATTGCAACTCTGCTCCTAGCCTCTACGAGAAAAACGCTAACTTGTTCGATAACACGTCAGCTGGCTTTCGACCTGGAGGCGGCTTCCCGGGCCCCAATGACTACCCACAAGGCAATCTTGATTACACTACTGGACCACAAGGACCTGGTACAGGACCACAAGGACCGGGTGCGGGTTATCCGGGCAGCACAGGACCACAGGGACCTGGTGCAGGTTACCCGGGTAGCACAGGACCACAGGGACCTGGTGCAGGTTATCCGGGCAGCACAGGACCACAGGGACCCGGTGCAG GTTATCCGGGAAGCACAGGGCCACAGGGACCCGGTGCAGGTTATCCGGGAAGCACAGGACCACAGGGACCCGGTGCAGGTTATCCCGGAAGCACACCACGCCTAGGACCGCAAGGACCGCAGGGACCGCAAGGTACTACCACAGGATATACTCCCACTGGAACCCAGGGTTACCCAGGATCACAGGGCCCGTCGAACTATCCAGGATCAACTCCAGGAGGCAGCCAGGGCTACCCGTCTGGCAAACCTAGTGGCCCCAGCTTCCCCGGCGGCAGACCACAATCCCCCACCGGTCCCTCGCCGACACCCAATAGAGAATACCTCCCGCcagttaattattaa
- the LOC126380322 gene encoding collagen alpha-1(I) chain-like isoform X8: MLRSLTFFILLAAVSAQSGYEYNKPGRPFSPGSTPSPSGFPGGPTGTSGPAGPGQGYLAPNQGYPGSTGQPSQPGFPGRTPSGPSYPGQGPSAPGYPGGTPSGPSYPGGSPSGPSYPGQTPSGPSYPGQGPTTSGTPGQTGTSYYDQGQNYPATSGGPGTGSGQNYPIQGSSPGGGPAGPGQGPSFFGQPGGPGGLAPGGPGDTGAYEGGDYSAIPGEPDKDYPILTEIPKTSFKCDAQPYPGYYADVETRCQVFHICANKIQYDFLCPNGTIFSQDVFVCVWWNQFDCNSAPSLYEKNANLFDNTSAGFRPGGGFPGPNDYPQGNLDYTTGPQGPGTGPQGPGAGYPGSTGPQGPGAGYPGSTGPQGPGAGYPGSTGPQGPGAGYPGSTGPQGPGAGYPGSTPRLGPQGPQGPQGTTTGYTPTGTQGYPGSQGPSNYPGSTPGGSQGYPSGKPSGPSFPGGRPQSPTGPSPTPNREYLPPVNY; encoded by the exons TTCTTCTGGCAGCCGTGTCCGCGCAGAGTGGATATGAATACAACAAACCTGGCCGGCCTTTTTCTCCTGGAAGCACCCCCAGCCCTTCTGGATTCCCAGGAGGGCCGACCGGTACCTCGGGACCAGCTGGTCCTGGGCAAGGATATTTAGCACCTAACCAAGGATACCCAGGCTCGACTGGGCAACCATCGCAGCCAGGATTCCCCGGGCGGACCCCGTCAGGACCGTCGTACCCTGGTCAAGGACCGTCAGCGCCCGGGTATCCTGGTGGAACACCATCCGGTCCGTCGTATCCGGGTGGATCACCCTCCGGGCCATCGTATCCTGGCCAAACACCATCCGGTCCGTCCTACCCTGGACAAGGACCAACCACTAGCGGAACTCCGGGCCAAACAGGAACGAGTTATTACGATCAAGGCCAAAATTACCCTGCGACTTCTGGAGGACCTGGAACAGGATCAGGACAAAATTATCCAATTCAAGGCAGTTCGCCTGGTGGCGGACCCGCCGGCCCCGGGCAGGGGCCGAGCTTCTTCGGACAACCCGGCGGACCCGGAGGACTGGCCCCCGGCGGCCCGGGTGACACCGGCGCCTATGAGGGTGGTGACTACTCAGCTATTCCTGGAGAGCCCGACAAGGACTATCCCATTTTAACTGAAATCCCTAAAACATCTTTCAAATGTGACGCGCAACCTTATCCTGGATATTATGCTGACGTTGAAACCCGTTGCCAAGTATTCCACATTTGTGCCAATAAAATACAGTACGATTTCCTCTGTCCCAACGGTACCATCTTTTCTCAGGACGTGTTCGTGTGTGTCTGGTGGAATCAGTTCGATTGCAACTCTGCTCCTAGCCTCTACGAGAAAAACGCTAACTTGTTCGATAACACGTCAGCTGGCTTTCGACCTGGAGGCGGCTTCCCGGGCCCCAATGACTACCCACAAGGCAATCTTGATTACACTACTGGACCACAAGGACCTGGTACAGGACCACAAGGACCGGGTGCGGGTTATCCGGGCAGCACAGGACCACAGGGACCTGGTGCAGGTTACCCGGGTAGCACAGGACCACAGGGACCTGGTGCAGGTTATCCGGGCAGCACAGGACCACAGGGACCCGGTGCAG GTTATCCGGGAAGCACAGGACCACAGGGACCCGGTGCAGGTTATCCCGGAAGCACACCACGCCTAGGACCGCAAGGACCGCAGGGACCGCAAGGTACTACCACAGGATATACTCCCACTGGAACCCAGGGTTACCCAGGATCACAGGGCCCGTCGAACTATCCAGGATCAACTCCAGGAGGCAGCCAGGGCTACCCGTCTGGCAAACCTAGTGGCCCCAGCTTCCCCGGCGGCAGACCACAATCCCCCACCGGTCCCTCGCCGACACCCAATAGAGAATACCTCCCGCcagttaattattaa
- the LOC126380322 gene encoding collagen alpha-1(I) chain-like isoform X9, with translation MLRSLTFFILLAAVSAQSGYEYNKPGRPFSPGSTPSPSGFPGGPTGTSGPAGPGQGYLAPNQGYPGSTGQPSQPGFPGRTPSGPSYPGQGPSAPGYPGGTPSGPSYPGGSPSGPSYPGQTPSGPSYPGQGPTTSGTPGQTGTSYYDQGQNYPATSGGPGTGSGQNYPIQGSSPGGGPAGPGQGPSFFGQPGGPGGLAPGGPGDTGAYEGGDYSAIPGEPDKDYPILTEIPKTSFKCDAQPYPGYYADVETRCQVFHICANKIQYDFLCPNGTIFSQDVFVCVWWNQFDCNSAPSLYEKNANLFDNTSAGFRPGGGFPGPNDYPQGNLDYTTGPQGPGTGPQGPGAGYPGSTGPQGPGAGYPGSTGPQGPGAGYPGSTGPQGPGAGYPGSTGPQGPGAGYPGSTPRLGPQGPQGPQGTTTGYTPTGTQGYPGSQGPSNYPGSTPGGSQGYPSGKPSGPSFPGGRPQSPTGPSPTPNREYLPPVNY, from the exons TTCTTCTGGCAGCCGTGTCCGCGCAGAGTGGATATGAATACAACAAACCTGGCCGGCCTTTTTCTCCTGGAAGCACCCCCAGCCCTTCTGGATTCCCAGGAGGGCCGACCGGTACCTCGGGACCAGCTGGTCCTGGGCAAGGATATTTAGCACCTAACCAAGGATACCCAGGCTCGACTGGGCAACCATCGCAGCCAGGATTCCCCGGGCGGACCCCGTCAGGACCGTCGTACCCTGGTCAAGGACCGTCAGCGCCCGGGTATCCTGGTGGAACACCATCCGGTCCGTCGTATCCGGGTGGATCACCCTCCGGGCCATCGTATCCTGGCCAAACACCATCCGGTCCGTCCTACCCTGGACAAGGACCAACCACTAGCGGAACTCCGGGCCAAACAGGAACGAGTTATTACGATCAAGGCCAAAATTACCCTGCGACTTCTGGAGGACCTGGAACAGGATCAGGACAAAATTATCCAATTCAAGGCAGTTCGCCTGGTGGCGGACCCGCCGGCCCCGGGCAGGGGCCGAGCTTCTTCGGACAACCCGGCGGACCCGGAGGACTGGCCCCCGGCGGCCCGGGTGACACCGGCGCCTATGAGGGTGGTGACTACTCAGCTATTCCTGGAGAGCCCGACAAGGACTATCCCATTTTAACTGAAATCCCTAAAACATCTTTCAAATGTGACGCGCAACCTTATCCTGGATATTATGCTGACGTTGAAACCCGTTGCCAAGTATTCCACATTTGTGCCAATAAAATACAGTACGATTTCCTCTGTCCCAACGGTACCATCTTTTCTCAGGACGTGTTCGTGTGTGTCTGGTGGAATCAGTTCGATTGCAACTCTGCTCCTAGCCTCTACGAGAAAAACGCTAACTTGTTCGATAACACGTCAGCTGGCTTTCGACCTGGAGGCGGCTTCCCGGGCCCCAATGACTACCCACAAGGCAATCTTGATTACACTACTGGACCACAAGGACCTGGTACAGGACCACAAGGACCGGGTGCGGGTTATCCGGGCAGCACAGGACCACAGGGACCTGGTGCAGGTTACCCGGGTAGCACAGGACCACAGGGACCTGGTGCAG GTTATCCGGGAAGCACAGGGCCACAGGGACCCGGTGCAGGTTATCCGGGAAGCACAGGACCACAGGGACCCGGTGCAGGTTATCCCGGAAGCACACCACGCCTAGGACCGCAAGGACCGCAGGGACCGCAAGGTACTACCACAGGATATACTCCCACTGGAACCCAGGGTTACCCAGGATCACAGGGCCCGTCGAACTATCCAGGATCAACTCCAGGAGGCAGCCAGGGCTACCCGTCTGGCAAACCTAGTGGCCCCAGCTTCCCCGGCGGCAGACCACAATCCCCCACCGGTCCCTCGCCGACACCCAATAGAGAATACCTCCCGCcagttaattattaa
- the LOC126380322 gene encoding collagen alpha-1(I) chain-like isoform X3 gives MLRSLTFFILLAAVSAQSGYEYNKPGRPFSPGSTPSPSGFPGGPTGTSGPAGPGQGYLAPNQGYPGSTGQPSQPGFPGRTPSGPSYPGQGPSAPGYPGGTPSGPSYPGGSPSGPSYPGQTPSGPSYPGQGPTTSGTPGQTGTSYYDQGQNYPATSGGPGTGSGQNYPIQGSSPGGGPAGPGQGPSFFGQPGGPGGLAPGGPGDTGAYEGGDYSAIPGEPDKDYPILTEIPKTSFKCDAQPYPGYYADVETRCQVFHICANKIQYDFLCPNGTIFSQDVFVCVWWNQFDCNSAPSLYEKNANLFDNTSAGFRPGGGFPGPNDYPQGNLDYTTGPQGPGTGPQGPGAGYPGSTGPQGPGAGYPGSTGPQGPGAGYPGSTGPQGPGAGYPGSTGPQGPGAGYPGSAGPQGPGAGYPGSTGPQGPGAGYPGSTGPQGPGAGYPGSTPRLGPQGPQGPQGTTTGYTPTGTQGYPGSQGPSNYPGSTPGGSQGYPSGKPSGPSFPGGRPQSPTGPSPTPNREYLPPVNY, from the exons TTCTTCTGGCAGCCGTGTCCGCGCAGAGTGGATATGAATACAACAAACCTGGCCGGCCTTTTTCTCCTGGAAGCACCCCCAGCCCTTCTGGATTCCCAGGAGGGCCGACCGGTACCTCGGGACCAGCTGGTCCTGGGCAAGGATATTTAGCACCTAACCAAGGATACCCAGGCTCGACTGGGCAACCATCGCAGCCAGGATTCCCCGGGCGGACCCCGTCAGGACCGTCGTACCCTGGTCAAGGACCGTCAGCGCCCGGGTATCCTGGTGGAACACCATCCGGTCCGTCGTATCCGGGTGGATCACCCTCCGGGCCATCGTATCCTGGCCAAACACCATCCGGTCCGTCCTACCCTGGACAAGGACCAACCACTAGCGGAACTCCGGGCCAAACAGGAACGAGTTATTACGATCAAGGCCAAAATTACCCTGCGACTTCTGGAGGACCTGGAACAGGATCAGGACAAAATTATCCAATTCAAGGCAGTTCGCCTGGTGGCGGACCCGCCGGCCCCGGGCAGGGGCCGAGCTTCTTCGGACAACCCGGCGGACCCGGAGGACTGGCCCCCGGCGGCCCGGGTGACACCGGCGCCTATGAGGGTGGTGACTACTCAGCTATTCCTGGAGAGCCCGACAAGGACTATCCCATTTTAACTGAAATCCCTAAAACATCTTTCAAATGTGACGCGCAACCTTATCCTGGATATTATGCTGACGTTGAAACCCGTTGCCAAGTATTCCACATTTGTGCCAATAAAATACAGTACGATTTCCTCTGTCCCAACGGTACCATCTTTTCTCAGGACGTGTTCGTGTGTGTCTGGTGGAATCAGTTCGATTGCAACTCTGCTCCTAGCCTCTACGAGAAAAACGCTAACTTGTTCGATAACACGTCAGCTGGCTTTCGACCTGGAGGCGGCTTCCCGGGCCCCAATGACTACCCACAAGGCAATCTTGATTACACTACTGGACCACAAGGACCTGGTACAGGACCACAAGGACCGGGTGCGGGTTATCCGGGCAGCACAGGACCACAGGGACCTGGTGCAGGTTACCCGGGTAGCACAGGACCACAGGGACCTGGTGCAGGTTATCCGGGCAGCACAGGACCACAGGGACCCGGTGCAGGTTATCCCGGAAGCACAGGACCACAGGGACCCGGTGCTG GTTAtccgggcagcgcaggaccacAGGGACCCGGTGCAGGTTATCCGGGAAGCACAGGGCCACAGGGACCCGGTGCAGGTTATCCGGGAAGCACAGGACCACAGGGACCCGGTGCAGGTTATCCCGGAAGCACACCACGCCTAGGACCGCAAGGACCGCAGGGACCGCAAGGTACTACCACAGGATATACTCCCACTGGAACCCAGGGTTACCCAGGATCACAGGGCCCGTCGAACTATCCAGGATCAACTCCAGGAGGCAGCCAGGGCTACCCGTCTGGCAAACCTAGTGGCCCCAGCTTCCCCGGCGGCAGACCACAATCCCCCACCGGTCCCTCGCCGACACCCAATAGAGAATACCTCCCGCcagttaattattaa
- the LOC126380322 gene encoding collagen alpha-1(III) chain-like isoform X4, whose translation MLRSLTFFILLAAVSAQSGYEYNKPGRPFSPGSTPSPSGFPGGPTGTSGPAGPGQGYLAPNQGYPGSTGQPSQPGFPGRTPSGPSYPGQGPSAPGYPGGTPSGPSYPGGSPSGPSYPGQTPSGPSYPGQGPTTSGTPGQTGTSYYDQGQNYPATSGGPGTGSGQNYPIQGSSPGGGPAGPGQGPSFFGQPGGPGGLAPGGPGDTGAYEGGDYSAIPGEPDKDYPILTEIPKTSFKCDAQPYPGYYADVETRCQVFHICANKIQYDFLCPNGTIFSQDVFVCVWWNQFDCNSAPSLYEKNANLFDNTSAGFRPGGGFPGPNDYPQGNLDYTTGPQGPGTGPQGPGAGYPGSTGPQGPGAGYPGSTGPQGPGAGYPGSTGPQGPGAGYPGSTGPQGPGAGYPGSAGPQGPGAGYPGSTGPQGPGAGYPGSTPRLGPQGPQGPQGTTTGYTPTGTQGYPGSQGPSNYPGSTPGGSQGYPSGKPSGPSFPGGRPQSPTGPSPTPNREYLPPVNY comes from the exons TTCTTCTGGCAGCCGTGTCCGCGCAGAGTGGATATGAATACAACAAACCTGGCCGGCCTTTTTCTCCTGGAAGCACCCCCAGCCCTTCTGGATTCCCAGGAGGGCCGACCGGTACCTCGGGACCAGCTGGTCCTGGGCAAGGATATTTAGCACCTAACCAAGGATACCCAGGCTCGACTGGGCAACCATCGCAGCCAGGATTCCCCGGGCGGACCCCGTCAGGACCGTCGTACCCTGGTCAAGGACCGTCAGCGCCCGGGTATCCTGGTGGAACACCATCCGGTCCGTCGTATCCGGGTGGATCACCCTCCGGGCCATCGTATCCTGGCCAAACACCATCCGGTCCGTCCTACCCTGGACAAGGACCAACCACTAGCGGAACTCCGGGCCAAACAGGAACGAGTTATTACGATCAAGGCCAAAATTACCCTGCGACTTCTGGAGGACCTGGAACAGGATCAGGACAAAATTATCCAATTCAAGGCAGTTCGCCTGGTGGCGGACCCGCCGGCCCCGGGCAGGGGCCGAGCTTCTTCGGACAACCCGGCGGACCCGGAGGACTGGCCCCCGGCGGCCCGGGTGACACCGGCGCCTATGAGGGTGGTGACTACTCAGCTATTCCTGGAGAGCCCGACAAGGACTATCCCATTTTAACTGAAATCCCTAAAACATCTTTCAAATGTGACGCGCAACCTTATCCTGGATATTATGCTGACGTTGAAACCCGTTGCCAAGTATTCCACATTTGTGCCAATAAAATACAGTACGATTTCCTCTGTCCCAACGGTACCATCTTTTCTCAGGACGTGTTCGTGTGTGTCTGGTGGAATCAGTTCGATTGCAACTCTGCTCCTAGCCTCTACGAGAAAAACGCTAACTTGTTCGATAACACGTCAGCTGGCTTTCGACCTGGAGGCGGCTTCCCGGGCCCCAATGACTACCCACAAGGCAATCTTGATTACACTACTGGACCACAAGGACCTGGTACAGGACCACAAGGACCGGGTGCGGGTTATCCGGGCAGCACAGGACCACAGGGACCTGGTGCAGGTTACCCGGGTAGCACAGGACCACAGGGACCTGGTGCAGGTTATCCGGGCAGCACAGGACCACAGGGACCCGGTGCAGGTTATCCCGGAAGCACAGGACCACAGGGACCCGGTGCTG GTTAtccgggcagcgcaggaccacAGGGACCCGGTGCAG GTTATCCGGGAAGCACAGGACCACAGGGACCCGGTGCAGGTTATCCCGGAAGCACACCACGCCTAGGACCGCAAGGACCGCAGGGACCGCAAGGTACTACCACAGGATATACTCCCACTGGAACCCAGGGTTACCCAGGATCACAGGGCCCGTCGAACTATCCAGGATCAACTCCAGGAGGCAGCCAGGGCTACCCGTCTGGCAAACCTAGTGGCCCCAGCTTCCCCGGCGGCAGACCACAATCCCCCACCGGTCCCTCGCCGACACCCAATAGAGAATACCTCCCGCcagttaattattaa
- the LOC126380322 gene encoding collagen alpha-1(I) chain-like isoform X7, which translates to MLRSLTFFILLAAVSAQSGYEYNKPGRPFSPGSTPSPSGFPGGPTGTSGPAGPGQGYLAPNQGYPGSTGQPSQPGFPGRTPSGPSYPGQGPSAPGYPGGTPSGPSYPGGSPSGPSYPGQTPSGPSYPGQGPTTSGTPGQTGTSYYDQGQNYPATSGGPGTGSGQNYPIQGSSPGGGPAGPGQGPSFFGQPGGPGGLAPGGPGDTGAYEGGDYSAIPGEPDKDYPILTEIPKTSFKCDAQPYPGYYADVETRCQVFHICANKIQYDFLCPNGTIFSQDVFVCVWWNQFDCNSAPSLYEKNANLFDNTSAGFRPGGGFPGPNDYPQGNLDYTTGPQGPGTGPQGPGAGYPGSTGPQGPGAGYPGSTGPQGPGAGYPGSTGPQGPGAGYPGSTGPQGPGAGYPGSTGPQGPGAGYPGSTPRLGPQGPQGPQGTTTGYTPTGTQGYPGSQGPSNYPGSTPGGSQGYPSGKPSGPSFPGGRPQSPTGPSPTPNREYLPPVNY; encoded by the exons TTCTTCTGGCAGCCGTGTCCGCGCAGAGTGGATATGAATACAACAAACCTGGCCGGCCTTTTTCTCCTGGAAGCACCCCCAGCCCTTCTGGATTCCCAGGAGGGCCGACCGGTACCTCGGGACCAGCTGGTCCTGGGCAAGGATATTTAGCACCTAACCAAGGATACCCAGGCTCGACTGGGCAACCATCGCAGCCAGGATTCCCCGGGCGGACCCCGTCAGGACCGTCGTACCCTGGTCAAGGACCGTCAGCGCCCGGGTATCCTGGTGGAACACCATCCGGTCCGTCGTATCCGGGTGGATCACCCTCCGGGCCATCGTATCCTGGCCAAACACCATCCGGTCCGTCCTACCCTGGACAAGGACCAACCACTAGCGGAACTCCGGGCCAAACAGGAACGAGTTATTACGATCAAGGCCAAAATTACCCTGCGACTTCTGGAGGACCTGGAACAGGATCAGGACAAAATTATCCAATTCAAGGCAGTTCGCCTGGTGGCGGACCCGCCGGCCCCGGGCAGGGGCCGAGCTTCTTCGGACAACCCGGCGGACCCGGAGGACTGGCCCCCGGCGGCCCGGGTGACACCGGCGCCTATGAGGGTGGTGACTACTCAGCTATTCCTGGAGAGCCCGACAAGGACTATCCCATTTTAACTGAAATCCCTAAAACATCTTTCAAATGTGACGCGCAACCTTATCCTGGATATTATGCTGACGTTGAAACCCGTTGCCAAGTATTCCACATTTGTGCCAATAAAATACAGTACGATTTCCTCTGTCCCAACGGTACCATCTTTTCTCAGGACGTGTTCGTGTGTGTCTGGTGGAATCAGTTCGATTGCAACTCTGCTCCTAGCCTCTACGAGAAAAACGCTAACTTGTTCGATAACACGTCAGCTGGCTTTCGACCTGGAGGCGGCTTCCCGGGCCCCAATGACTACCCACAAGGCAATCTTGATTACACTACTGGACCACAAGGACCTGGTACAGGACCACAAGGACCGGGTGCGGGTTATCCGGGCAGCACAGGACCACAGGGACCTGGTGCAGGTTACCCGGGTAGCACAGGACCACAGGGACCTGGTGCAGGTTATCCGGGCAGCACAGGACCACAGGGACCCGGTGCAGGTTATCCCGGAAGCACAGGACCACAGGGACCCGGTGCTG GTTATCCGGGAAGCACAGGACCACAGGGACCCGGTGCAGGTTATCCCGGAAGCACACCACGCCTAGGACCGCAAGGACCGCAGGGACCGCAAGGTACTACCACAGGATATACTCCCACTGGAACCCAGGGTTACCCAGGATCACAGGGCCCGTCGAACTATCCAGGATCAACTCCAGGAGGCAGCCAGGGCTACCCGTCTGGCAAACCTAGTGGCCCCAGCTTCCCCGGCGGCAGACCACAATCCCCCACCGGTCCCTCGCCGACACCCAATAGAGAATACCTCCCGCcagttaattattaa
- the LOC126380322 gene encoding collagen alpha-1(I) chain-like isoform X2: MLRSLTFFILLAAVSAQSGYEYNKPGRPFSPGSTPSPSGFPGGPTGTSGPAGPGQGYLAPNQGYPGSTGQPSQPGFPGRTPSGPSYPGQGPSAPGYPGGTPSGPSYPGGSPSGPSYPGQTPSGPSYPGQGPTTSGTPGQTGTSYYDQGQNYPATSGGPGTGSGQNYPIQGSSPGGGPAGPGQGPSFFGQPGGPGGLAPGGPGDTGAYEGGDYSAIPGEPDKDYPILTEIPKTSFKCDAQPYPGYYADVETRCQVFHICANKIQYDFLCPNGTIFSQDVFVCVWWNQFDCNSAPSLYEKNANLFDNTSAGFRPGGGFPGPNDYPQGNLDYTTGPQGPGTGPQGPGAGYPGSTGPQGPGAGYPGSTGPQGPGAGYPGSTGPQGPGAGYPGSTGPQGPGAGYPGSTGPKGPGAGYPGSAGPQGPGAGYPGSTGPQGPGAGYPGSTPRLGPQGPQGPQGTTTGYTPTGTQGYPGSQGPSNYPGSTPGGSQGYPSGKPSGPSFPGGRPQSPTGPSPTPNREYLPPVNY; the protein is encoded by the exons TTCTTCTGGCAGCCGTGTCCGCGCAGAGTGGATATGAATACAACAAACCTGGCCGGCCTTTTTCTCCTGGAAGCACCCCCAGCCCTTCTGGATTCCCAGGAGGGCCGACCGGTACCTCGGGACCAGCTGGTCCTGGGCAAGGATATTTAGCACCTAACCAAGGATACCCAGGCTCGACTGGGCAACCATCGCAGCCAGGATTCCCCGGGCGGACCCCGTCAGGACCGTCGTACCCTGGTCAAGGACCGTCAGCGCCCGGGTATCCTGGTGGAACACCATCCGGTCCGTCGTATCCGGGTGGATCACCCTCCGGGCCATCGTATCCTGGCCAAACACCATCCGGTCCGTCCTACCCTGGACAAGGACCAACCACTAGCGGAACTCCGGGCCAAACAGGAACGAGTTATTACGATCAAGGCCAAAATTACCCTGCGACTTCTGGAGGACCTGGAACAGGATCAGGACAAAATTATCCAATTCAAGGCAGTTCGCCTGGTGGCGGACCCGCCGGCCCCGGGCAGGGGCCGAGCTTCTTCGGACAACCCGGCGGACCCGGAGGACTGGCCCCCGGCGGCCCGGGTGACACCGGCGCCTATGAGGGTGGTGACTACTCAGCTATTCCTGGAGAGCCCGACAAGGACTATCCCATTTTAACTGAAATCCCTAAAACATCTTTCAAATGTGACGCGCAACCTTATCCTGGATATTATGCTGACGTTGAAACCCGTTGCCAAGTATTCCACATTTGTGCCAATAAAATACAGTACGATTTCCTCTGTCCCAACGGTACCATCTTTTCTCAGGACGTGTTCGTGTGTGTCTGGTGGAATCAGTTCGATTGCAACTCTGCTCCTAGCCTCTACGAGAAAAACGCTAACTTGTTCGATAACACGTCAGCTGGCTTTCGACCTGGAGGCGGCTTCCCGGGCCCCAATGACTACCCACAAGGCAATCTTGATTACACTACTGGACCACAAGGACCTGGTACAGGACCACAAGGACCGGGTGCGGGTTATCCGGGCAGCACAGGACCACAGGGACCTGGTGCAGGTTACCCGGGTAGCACAGGACCACAGGGACCTGGTGCAGGTTATCCGGGCAGCACAGGACCACAGGGACCCGGTGCAGGTTATCCCGGAAGCACAGGACCACAGGGACCCGGTGCTGGTTATCCCGGTAGCACAGGACCAAAGGGACCCGGTGCAGGTTAtccgggcagcgcaggaccacAGGGACCCGGTGCAG GTTATCCGGGAAGCACAGGACCACAGGGACCCGGTGCAGGTTATCCCGGAAGCACACCACGCCTAGGACCGCAAGGACCGCAGGGACCGCAAGGTACTACCACAGGATATACTCCCACTGGAACCCAGGGTTACCCAGGATCACAGGGCCCGTCGAACTATCCAGGATCAACTCCAGGAGGCAGCCAGGGCTACCCGTCTGGCAAACCTAGTGGCCCCAGCTTCCCCGGCGGCAGACCACAATCCCCCACCGGTCCCTCGCCGACACCCAATAGAGAATACCTCCCGCcagttaattattaa